In one Nicotiana tomentosiformis chromosome 6, ASM39032v3, whole genome shotgun sequence genomic region, the following are encoded:
- the LOC138893727 gene encoding uncharacterized protein has product MAGPIHRGASSGHGSHCHQQGQPSFSALPAQSFHHASSAQVSTGIFSVCHGDAFVLFDLGSTYSYVSSYFAHFLDMPRESLVSSVHVSTPVGDTIMVDRVYRSFVVTIGSLETGVDLLVLNMVDFDVILGMDWLSPCHVILDCYAKTMTLAMPGLPRVEWSSFIDYDPNRVISYFKDQRMVEKGCLSYLAFVRDVSEEAPAIDSVPVV; this is encoded by the exons ATGGCTGGCCCAatccaccgtggtgcatcatctggccacggATCACATTGTCATCAGCAGGGCCAGCCATcgttcagtgcactaccagcgcagagttttCACCATGCCTCGTCAGCTCAGGTTTCCACGG GTATTTTCTCAGTTTGCCACGGAGATgcctttgtattatttgaccttggttccacttattcatatgtatcatcgtatttcgctcattttctagatatgccccgtgagtctctagtttcatctgttcatgtatctactccagtGGGGGATACTATTATGGTGGACCGGGTATATCGGTCATTTGTTGTGACTATTGGGAGCCTGGAGACCGGAGTAGATCTCTTGGTGCTtaatatggtcgattttgacgtgattttaggtatggattggttgtctccatgtcatgttattctagattgttacgctaagaccatgacgttggctatgccggggttgccgagggttgagtggagcagctTTATAGACTATGATCCCAATAGAGTGATTTCGTACTTTAAAgatcagcggatggttgagaaaggttgtctatcttatctagcctttgtgagggatgttagtgaagaagcccctgctattgattctgttccggtggtgtga